The Rhodohalobacter sp. SW132 DNA segment TTTTGCTTCATAGAAAATCAGAACTTCGGCAGAAAACTTTTAACAATGCCCCAGAACCCTTTTGCCGGCTTCAGGCTATTTTTATTCCTTTCCGCGGCTTTTTCAATTGCAGGCGGTATTGCCACTTTTTCCAGCTCAGCAATTTTTTTCTCATGTGCTGCTGCTTCGGTATTTACCTTATCATCCTGTTTCTTTGATGATCTTCCGCTGCCATTGGTGCGGCCACCGGAACGTCCTTCTGACTTGGTTTTATTTTTTTCTGATCTGCCTTTGCTCTTTTGGTCAGAATCCGTCTGTTTATTTTTAGGTGAGCTTTGCTCAGATTGTTCGGTTTTCTGAGTTGGTTTACCGTTCCTCTTCTGTCGTGAATCAGATTTTTTCCCTGAATCCCGGCTTTTATCCTTATCTGTATCTGTATCCGAAGACTCAGTAGATCTGGATTTCTTTGACTGCTGGTTCCGCTTTTCACGGTCTGAATCATCTTTCGACCTGGATCTGTCGCCACCTGACTTCTTCGCCTGCTTCAGGTCACTATCCCAGCTAAACTCACTTTTCTCATTAAAATTTGAAGGGAGATCGATCGTCTTGATTTTATTCCCTTTAATGTTCTCGATCTGAGAAAAAACGCGGCTATCACGCTTGCTCACAAACGTGATGGCAATTCCGGATTTATCATACCGTCCGGTACGCCCGATACGGTGAACATAATCATCGGTATTGTTCGGCACATCATAATTGATGATAATTGAAACTTCTTTGATATCAATTCCGCGAGCAAGGACATCTGTGGCCACAATAACCGGAACCTGGCCATTTTTAAATGCCTGGAGTGCTTTATTTCGCTCATCCTGTGAACGGTCGCCGTGAATACTTGCCGCTTTTATACCTTCACGTTTTAGGAGTCGCTGCAGTTCATCCGTTCCTTTTTTGGTAGATGTGAAGATGATACAAGAATCCCATTGCAGGTCATCAAAAATCTTTTTAACAAGGCTGACTTTCTGTTTACTGCGCAGCTTGTACGCCCGCTGTTCAACCGATTGACTTGGTTTTGATCGTTCGATTTCTACCAGCGCCGGATTTTCCATGATGGAACCGGCAAGTTTTTGGATCTCCTTTGGCATTGTTGCTGAAAACAGTAGTGTTTGTCGTTTTTCAGGCAGCCATGAGATGATTTTTTTCATGTCCGGGAGAAAACCCATGTCGAGCATTCGATCCGCTTCATCGAGCACAAAATATTCCAGCTTCGAAAAATCGATGCCCAGAACTTTATTCTGATCTATCAATCGCCCCGGAGTTGCCACAATGATGTCAACGCCCGCTTTCAACGCTTTGGCCTGCTGTGAAAAATCGCTGCCGCCAATAACCGTGGCAGATGAAATTCCGGCGTGGTAGCCAATAGCAAAAATCTGTTCATCAATCTGTGAGGCGAGTTCACGGGTTGGGCTAAGTATCAGGGCTTTAATGCCTTCTCGATTGCTCTTTAGCACACGCTCCATAATTGGAATAACAAAAGCGCCGGTTTTACCGGTGCCGGTTTGGGCAGCTGCAATAAGATCTCTGCCTTCCGTTACAATAGGAATAGCTTGCTCTTGTACCGGTGTGGGCTCATTAAACTGTAAATCATTTAATCCGGCAATCAGTTCGTCGGATAAATTAAAATCGGTAAACTTCAAATGGTTCCTTTTTTTCTTTTTTATTAAAACTGGTACAGAACTCTATACTTCTGCCGGAAGAATAATAATTGATTTGACGCCGGCAGATCAGGCTGTAATCGTTGTGTATTTTTTGAAAAGTTGTAACAGTGTATATTATTTTTATACCAAAAAGTAGTTATCTATATAATATACGAGTTTTCTGCATAATTATTGAATTGAAAGAAATCAGTATGTGGCTCTTTGGTTCGCATT contains these protein-coding regions:
- a CDS encoding DEAD/DEAH box helicase, whose amino-acid sequence is MKFTDFNLSDELIAGLNDLQFNEPTPVQEQAIPIVTEGRDLIAAAQTGTGKTGAFVIPIMERVLKSNREGIKALILSPTRELASQIDEQIFAIGYHAGISSATVIGGSDFSQQAKALKAGVDIIVATPGRLIDQNKVLGIDFSKLEYFVLDEADRMLDMGFLPDMKKIISWLPEKRQTLLFSATMPKEIQKLAGSIMENPALVEIERSKPSQSVEQRAYKLRSKQKVSLVKKIFDDLQWDSCIIFTSTKKGTDELQRLLKREGIKAASIHGDRSQDERNKALQAFKNGQVPVIVATDVLARGIDIKEVSIIINYDVPNNTDDYVHRIGRTGRYDKSGIAITFVSKRDSRVFSQIENIKGNKIKTIDLPSNFNEKSEFSWDSDLKQAKKSGGDRSRSKDDSDREKRNQQSKKSRSTESSDTDTDKDKSRDSGKKSDSRQKRNGKPTQKTEQSEQSSPKNKQTDSDQKSKGRSEKNKTKSEGRSGGRTNGSGRSSKKQDDKVNTEAAAHEKKIAELEKVAIPPAIEKAAERNKNSLKPAKGFWGIVKSFLPKF